A genomic window from Chitinophaga pollutisoli includes:
- a CDS encoding UBP-type zinc finger domain-containing protein, with product MSKQPCHHIKELETLIHPKKYECEECVKHGGTWLHLRTCQTCGGTFCCDSSPSRHMTAHFHATGHPVVISAEPGERWIWCYEDESFADY from the coding sequence ATGTCAAAACAACCCTGCCACCATATTAAGGAGCTGGAAACGCTCATCCATCCTAAAAAATACGAATGTGAAGAATGCGTGAAACATGGCGGAACCTGGCTGCACCTGCGCACCTGCCAGACATGCGGCGGTACTTTCTGTTGCGATAGTTCCCCTTCCCGCCATATGACGGCACACTTTCATGCTACAGGGCATCCCGTGGTGATTTCCGCGGAGCCTGGAGAAAGGTGGATCTGGTGCTACGAAGACGAAAGTTTTGCCGATTATTAA
- a CDS encoding efflux RND transporter permease subunit gives MFDTFIRRPVLSLVISLFIVLLGLLALFTLPVTQFPDIVPPSVTVTAKYTGANAEVCANAVAIPLERAINGVPGMTYMTSVSSNNGNTLITIFFKVGTDPDQAAVNVQNRVSTIIDELPEEVIKAGVTTEKEVNSMLLYLNVMSEDSTLDENFIYNFADINVLKELKRIDGVGFAEIMGAKEYAMRVWLQPDRMLAYNVSADEVVQAIRRQNIEAAPGKTGESSDKEAQLLQYVLRYTGKYFEPQQYADIIIRANPDGSVLRLKEIAEVEFGALTYGMVSKTDGKPSASIMLKQRPGSNAQDVIDNVKARMEELKASSFPPGMTYNFNYDVSRFLDASIAEVVRTLFEAFILVGIVVFLFLQDWRSTLIPILAIPVALIGTFAFMQLMGFSINLLTLFALVLSIGIVVDNAIVVVEAVHAKMTETHLPAMQATLASMKEISGAVVAITLVMSAVFIPVAFLSGPVGVFYRQFSLTLAFAIIISGINALTLTPALCALMLKHDPNGHMRTNPLQRFFNAFNRGYNKTENKYKGFVGAIAGKRLLTLAMLIAFFVLTWGAAAILPGGFIPMEDQGMVYVNVTTPNGATVERTEKVLDSVQAVAANMDAVESVSTLAGYSLVNEVAGASYGMGMINLKSWSDRKQSVDDIIADLKKQTRHIADASIEYFPPPTVPGFGNASGFELRVLDRTGADDLEQVSEITNKFIAELEQRPEIGSAFTSFDPAFPQYMIHVDQAMAAKKGVSIDNAMSTLQTLLGSFYASNFIRFGQMYKVMVQASPQYRTKPEDVLLLHVKNDHGEMVPFSNFVRLERVYGPETLTRYNMYTSAMINGDAAPGFSSGDAIKAIEETAAKVLPRGFSYEWSGMTREQVLSGNQAIYIFGICLLFVYLLLAAQYESFMLPLPVLLSLPAGIFGAFLSLKLAGLENNIYAQVALVMLIGLLGKNAILIVEFAIQRQKQGLTVVKSAIEGGVSRLRPILMTSFAFIAGLIPLVIASGAGAMGNRSIGTAAAGGMLIGTIFGVLVIPGLYVLFSRIKVKRKQPKPAVVAVAVLLVFIGACKAPQPLVTPELPAIPQAAQDTVAPVALLPVKEFFSDPYLQKLLDTARCNNVDALIAMQKMETVEAQLAMARRAWLPSVNAGVHAGTEKFGKYTIDGVGNFDTNLSPNIDKDQRIPTPAVPDYFAGLRSAWEIDLWGKLKQQKEAAYARFLATGEGRRLVFTQLTAQIASLYYHLLELDYELSVVEKNVILQESALETVKIQQEAGRATSLAVQQFHAQLLNTKSLAFRIRQQRSDIENQLNALAGRFPQHIERSKNLLEAPIPAKVAEGIPAKLLLARPDIRQAELELTAAKADVRAARASFFPALTLSASVGYNAFEPGLLFKSPASIAYTALGGLTAPVFSQNQIRSRYRIATAEGMTAFYAYRQAIVNGYQEVSTSLQKVGNSEQAYKLKEAEVLMLQNGVSTSRDLFATGYANYLEVINAQKNVLDAELALAQHRREVFDGVIALYRALGGGAE, from the coding sequence GGCCGCGGTGAACGTACAGAACCGCGTGTCTACCATTATCGACGAATTGCCGGAAGAAGTAATCAAAGCCGGGGTTACAACGGAGAAGGAAGTAAACTCCATGCTGTTGTACCTCAACGTGATGAGCGAAGACTCCACGCTTGACGAGAATTTCATCTACAACTTCGCCGACATCAACGTGCTGAAGGAGCTGAAACGTATTGACGGGGTGGGATTCGCGGAAATCATGGGCGCCAAGGAATATGCCATGCGCGTATGGCTGCAGCCCGACCGGATGCTCGCCTACAACGTATCGGCCGATGAAGTGGTACAGGCCATCCGCCGCCAGAACATTGAAGCGGCACCGGGGAAGACCGGTGAAAGCTCTGATAAGGAAGCGCAACTGCTGCAATATGTACTCCGGTATACCGGGAAATATTTCGAGCCGCAGCAATACGCCGATATCATCATCCGCGCCAACCCCGACGGGTCGGTGCTGCGGCTGAAGGAAATTGCGGAAGTGGAGTTTGGCGCTTTGACATATGGTATGGTGTCGAAAACAGATGGCAAGCCATCGGCCTCTATCATGCTCAAGCAGCGTCCGGGTTCCAATGCGCAGGATGTGATCGATAATGTGAAGGCAAGGATGGAGGAACTGAAGGCATCATCTTTCCCGCCGGGTATGACCTACAATTTCAACTACGACGTTTCCCGCTTTCTGGATGCTTCCATCGCGGAAGTGGTGCGTACGTTGTTCGAGGCGTTTATCCTCGTGGGGATCGTGGTATTCCTCTTCCTGCAGGACTGGCGTTCGACCCTGATCCCTATCCTGGCGATTCCGGTGGCGTTGATCGGTACATTTGCGTTTATGCAGCTGATGGGCTTCTCCATCAACCTGCTGACGCTGTTCGCGCTGGTGCTCTCGATCGGGATTGTGGTGGATAATGCCATTGTGGTGGTGGAAGCGGTGCATGCGAAGATGACGGAAACGCATTTGCCCGCCATGCAGGCCACGCTGGCATCCATGAAGGAGATCAGTGGCGCGGTGGTGGCCATTACGCTCGTGATGTCGGCGGTATTTATCCCCGTGGCATTCTTAAGCGGCCCCGTGGGCGTGTTCTACCGGCAATTCTCGCTGACGCTGGCATTCGCCATCATCATTTCCGGGATCAACGCCTTGACGCTGACGCCCGCGCTTTGCGCGCTCATGCTGAAGCATGACCCCAACGGCCACATGCGCACCAACCCGCTGCAACGTTTCTTCAACGCTTTCAACCGCGGATACAACAAAACGGAAAATAAATACAAAGGCTTCGTGGGCGCCATCGCAGGTAAGCGATTACTGACGCTGGCCATGCTCATCGCGTTCTTTGTGCTCACATGGGGCGCGGCGGCGATCCTGCCAGGGGGCTTCATTCCCATGGAGGACCAGGGCATGGTATACGTGAACGTGACCACACCGAACGGCGCTACCGTAGAACGTACCGAAAAGGTACTCGATTCGGTGCAGGCAGTTGCGGCTAACATGGATGCCGTGGAATCCGTATCCACGCTCGCCGGCTATAGCCTGGTGAACGAGGTGGCCGGTGCTTCGTATGGTATGGGGATGATCAACCTCAAATCCTGGAGCGACCGGAAGCAGTCCGTCGACGATATCATCGCGGACCTGAAAAAGCAGACGCGCCATATCGCGGACGCATCCATCGAATACTTCCCGCCGCCCACGGTGCCGGGCTTCGGTAACGCCAGCGGCTTCGAGCTGCGTGTGCTTGACCGCACCGGCGCCGACGACCTGGAGCAGGTGTCGGAGATAACGAACAAATTCATCGCCGAGCTGGAACAACGCCCCGAAATCGGGAGCGCCTTCACCAGCTTCGACCCGGCTTTCCCGCAATACATGATTCATGTGGACCAGGCCATGGCGGCGAAAAAAGGCGTGAGCATCGACAATGCGATGAGCACCCTGCAAACGCTCCTCGGCAGCTTCTACGCCAGCAACTTCATCCGTTTCGGGCAGATGTACAAGGTGATGGTACAGGCCTCGCCGCAGTACCGCACCAAGCCGGAAGATGTGCTGCTGCTGCATGTAAAGAACGATCATGGCGAAATGGTGCCTTTCTCCAACTTCGTCCGCCTCGAAAGGGTATACGGACCGGAAACACTCACGCGCTACAACATGTACACCTCCGCCATGATCAATGGTGACGCGGCGCCAGGCTTCTCCAGCGGCGACGCCATCAAGGCGATCGAGGAAACGGCGGCGAAAGTGCTGCCGCGCGGCTTCTCCTACGAATGGAGCGGGATGACGCGCGAACAGGTGCTGTCTGGCAACCAGGCGATTTACATTTTCGGCATCTGCCTGTTATTCGTATACCTGTTGCTGGCCGCGCAGTATGAGAGCTTCATGCTGCCGCTTCCGGTATTGTTATCGCTGCCTGCGGGGATATTCGGGGCATTCCTTTCGCTGAAGCTCGCCGGGCTGGAGAACAACATTTACGCACAGGTGGCGTTGGTGATGCTGATCGGTTTGCTGGGCAAGAACGCGATCCTGATCGTGGAATTCGCGATTCAAAGGCAGAAGCAGGGCCTCACTGTGGTGAAGTCCGCCATAGAAGGCGGCGTGAGCCGTCTACGCCCGATCCTTATGACGAGCTTCGCGTTCATCGCGGGTCTGATCCCGCTGGTGATCGCCAGTGGCGCCGGCGCCATGGGGAACCGCTCCATCGGTACGGCCGCAGCAGGCGGGATGCTTATCGGGACCATCTTCGGGGTGCTCGTCATTCCCGGTTTGTACGTCCTTTTCTCCCGCATTAAAGTGAAAAGAAAGCAACCAAAACCAGCGGTGGTGGCGGTAGCGGTATTGCTGGTATTTATCGGCGCCTGTAAGGCTCCCCAGCCCCTCGTGACGCCGGAACTGCCCGCGATTCCGCAAGCAGCGCAGGATACGGTGGCGCCCGTGGCGTTGCTGCCGGTGAAGGAATTTTTCTCCGATCCTTACCTGCAAAAACTGCTCGATACCGCACGCTGCAATAACGTGGATGCGCTCATCGCCATGCAGAAAATGGAAACGGTGGAGGCGCAACTGGCCATGGCGCGCCGCGCCTGGCTGCCTTCGGTCAACGCAGGTGTGCATGCCGGTACGGAGAAATTCGGGAAATATACGATCGACGGGGTGGGGAATTTCGATACCAATCTGTCGCCCAATATCGATAAAGACCAGCGCATCCCCACGCCGGCGGTTCCGGATTATTTCGCAGGACTGCGCAGCGCCTGGGAAATCGACCTGTGGGGTAAGCTGAAGCAGCAGAAAGAAGCCGCCTATGCGCGGTTCCTGGCTACCGGAGAAGGCCGCAGGCTCGTATTTACGCAGCTGACGGCCCAGATCGCTTCACTGTATTATCATTTGTTGGAACTCGATTATGAATTGTCGGTAGTGGAGAAGAACGTGATACTGCAGGAATCCGCGTTGGAAACCGTTAAGATCCAGCAGGAAGCGGGCAGGGCCACTTCGCTGGCTGTGCAGCAATTCCATGCGCAGCTGCTCAATACCAAAAGCCTGGCTTTCCGTATCCGGCAGCAGCGAAGCGATATCGAAAACCAGCTGAACGCGCTGGCGGGCCGTTTCCCGCAACATATTGAAAGATCGAAAAACCTGCTGGAGGCGCCCATCCCCGCGAAAGTGGCGGAAGGCATCCCCGCGAAGCTTCTGCTGGCGCGGCCGGATATCCGGCAGGCGGAACTGGAGCTTACGGCGGCAAAAGCGGATGTAAGAGCGGCGCGCGCGTCGTTTTTCCCGGCGCTGACGCTGAGCGCCTCGGTAGGGTACAACGCTTTCGAACCGGGATTGCTCTTCAAAAGCCCCGCGTCTATCGCGTATACGGCGCTGGGAGGGCTCACGGCGCCGGTGTTCAGTCAAAACCAGATCCGGTCGAGATACCGGATCGCGACTGCCGAGGGCATGACCGCGTTTTACGCGTATCGCCAGGCCATCGTAAACGGATACCAGGAAGTATCCACCTCGCTGCAAAAAGTCGGCAACAGCGAGCAGGCATATAAGCTGAAAGAAGCGGAAGTGCTGATGCTGCAAAACGGCGTATCTACGTCCCGCGATCTGTTCGCGACAGGGTATGCCAATTATTTGGAAGTGATCAATGCCCAGAAGAACGTCCTCGATGCAGAACTGGCTCTGGCGCAGCACCGGCGTGAAGTGTTCGACGGTGTAATTGCGCTATACAGAGCCTTGGGCGGAGGTGCGGAATAG